The segment GGGCTGGTCGGCGGCCGCGCCGTGGGTGGCCACCGCGCCGACCAGCACCGAGGGCGCCACCAGCTGCCAGGCCGTCAGCGGCCGGGTCAGCGCCAGCGGCAGCGCCCCGGCCTGCACCACGGCGAGCGCGGTGGCCAGCGACGGGTCCACCCCGTAGAACTGGATCAGCGTCACGATGCCGGTGGGCAGCAGCGAGCCGACCATGAGCAGCACCAGCGCGTACGGGACCGCCCGGACCCACGGCCGGCGGGCCGTCGACAGCGGGGGGCGGTGGTCGCCGAGGGGCTCGGTGAGGGCGCGGAGGAAGTCTTTCCAGAGGGTCACCGGGCCGAGGGTAGAGCGGGGTCCGGCCGCTGTCCTCATACCCCGGTAGCGGGTCCGGGGTGCTACCCCGGTACGGGGGCGTCCCCCGTCAGCGCCAGGAGCCCGCCAGGGCGGGCCCCAGCTGGTCGAAGTGACGCTCGATCAGCTCCAGCATGCCGTCCATCGAGTGGTCGGCGGCGTCCGGGGCGGCGGCGTAGGAGAGGTGCGAGATCCGCACCACGGTGCCGAACACGGCGGCCAGCAGGCGGGGGCGCAGGTCGGCGGCCGGGTCGAGGCCCTCGCGCTCGGCGAGGATCCGGGCCACCTCGACCTCCTGCTGGATGGCGTGCCGCAGGTGGGCGGCGAGCAGCGTCGGGGTGGACTCGATCAGTTCGAACAGCTCCAGCGCGGCCGGCCCGCTCTCCTGTCCCCGGTCGACGGCCTGCCAGACCTCGCGGACCGCGCCGCGCATCGCCTCCAGCGGGTTCTCCCGGGCCGGGCGGGCCCGCAGGAACTCCAGGAACGCCTGCTCGGCCTCGGCCAGGACGGCGAGCGCGACCTCCTCCTTGTTGGCGAAGTACCGGAAGAAGGTGCGCTGGGAGACCTCCACCTCGGAGGCGATCTCGTCCACCGTGGTGCGCCCGTAGCCGTGGCAGAGGAAGAGCCGGTGGGCGGCGTCGACCAGGGCGTCCCGGGTGCGCCGCTTCTTGCGTTCGCGCAGGCCGACGGGCTGCGGGTCGGCGGCGGTGGTGGGCGTGGCCATGGTCCCAACGATAGCGCCGCGGTGGAGATCTGGCATCAAGTGACAGGAGTCACCGTTTGTCGAATGTCAGCGGCTGACATAATGTTCCCGATGGCGGTGTCCGTCTGTCTTGGAGCTCGTGGGGACGGGCGTGAGGGCCGGGCACCGCCCTTCCTGTGCCCAGCGCGGTTCCCGCGCACCACACGAACGGGGAAGCCCCGAACCATGAGCCAGTCCGTAGTACTCGACAAGGAAGCGGCTCCGTCCGCCGGCGGCCGGCTGCGGGGGCACCCCTGGCTGACGCTGCTCACCGTCGCCGTCGGCGTCATGATGGTCGCCCTGGACGGCACCGTCGTCGCCATCGCCAACCCGGCGATCGCCAAGGACCTGAACGCCAGCCCCTCCGACATCCAGTGGGTCACCTCCGGCTACCTGCTGGCCCTCGCGGTCTTCCTGATCACCGCCGGCAAGATCGGCGACCGGTTCGGCCACAAGACCACCTTCCTGGTCGGCGCGGTCGGCTTCGCCGCCACCTCCGCCGCGATCGGCTTCGCCGGCTCGATCCAGCAGGTGATCTTCTACCGGGTGCTGCAGGGCCTGTTCGGCGCGCTGCTCCAGCCCGCCGCGCTCGGCCTGCTGCGCGGGGCCTTCCCCGCCGACAAGCTCAACATGGCGATCGGCATCTGGGGCGGCGTCATCGGCGCCTCCACCGCGGCCGGCCCGATCGTCGGCGGCCTGCTGGTCGAGCACGTCAACTGGGAGTCGGTGTTCTACATCAACATCCCGGTCGGCATCGTCGCCCTGGTCCTGGGCCTGCTGATCCTCAAGGACGTCCGGTCCGAGAACGCCGCCAAGTCCTTCGACGTCCCCGGCATCGTGCTGCTCTCCGGCGCGATGTTCATGCTGGTCTGGGGCATCATCAAGGCCCCGTCCTGGGGCTGGGCCGACCCGGCCACCCTGGTCTTCCTCGGCGGCGCGGTGCTCGCCCTGGCGGTCTTCGCGGTCTGGCAGAAGTACGCCAAGGAACCGCTGATCCCGCTCTCGCTGTTCCGCTCGGTGCCGCTCTCGGCCGGCACCCTGTTGATGGTGCTGATGGCCTTCGCCTTCTTCGGCGGCATCTTCTTCGTCACCTTCTACCTGCAGAACGTGCACGGGATGGCCCCGGTCGACGCCGGCGTCCACCTGCTCCCGATGACCGGCATGATGATCGTCGGCGCGCCGGTGGCCGGCTTCCTGATCGGCAGGATCGGGCCGCGGGTCCCGATCGTCGGCGGCATGGTGCTCACCACCGCCGCGATGCTCGGCATGTCCACCCTGGACGTCGACTCCGGCACCGGCGTCATGTCGCTCTGGTTCCTGCTGATGGGCCTCGGCCTCAGCCCGGTCATGGTCGGCGCCACCGAGGTCATCGTCGGCAACGCCCCGATGGAGCTGTCCGGCGTGGCCGGCGGCCTCCAGCAGGCCGCGATGCAGGTCGGCGGCAGCCTCGGCACCGCCGTCCTCGGCGCGGTGATGGCCTCCAAGGTCACCGGCGCGCTGCCCGGCAAGTGGGAGGCCGCGACCGGCCAGCCGCTCCCCGGCGGCCCGGACGGCGAACTGCTCAAGCAGGGCGCCCAGCTCGGCATCGCCCCGCCGAACGTCCCGCAGGGCGTCGCCGACGCCGTCCACTCCTCCTTCGTCAGCGGCATGGGCGTGGCCTTCGTGGTCGCCGCGGTCGTCGCCCTGGCGGCGGCGGGCCTGGGCCTGCTCACCCGCCGCGGCGCCAACGAGGCGGGGCCCGCGGTCCACATCTGACGCGCGCCGCCCACGGATCCGCCCGGGGAGGGGAGACCCCTTCCCGGGCGGATCCTTGCGCGAGCAGCCGGGCAGCAACGGAAAGGTCCGCCCGAGGAGGGGAACTCCCCTCCTCGGGCGGACCTTTCCGTCAGCGGCCGGCGCTTAGGCGTCGCCGCCCGCGGCGCCCGGGTCGGCCGCGGCCACGTCGAGCAGCTGGTAGCGGTCGATGGCCGCCTTCAGCAGCGAGCGGTCGATCTTGCCCTGCTTGGCCAGCTCGGTGAGCGTGCCGAGGACGATCGACTGCGCGTCGATGTGGAAGAAGCGCCGGGCCGCGCCGCGGGTGTCGGCGAAGCCGAAGCCGTCGGCGCCCAGGGACTGGTACTGGCCGGGGACCCAGCGGGCGATCTGGTCCGGGACGGCGCGCATCCAGTCGGAGACGGCCACGAACGGACCCTCGGCCCCGGAGAGCTTGGTGGTCACGTACGGGACGCGCTGCGGCTCCTCGGGGTGCAGGAGGTTGAACTCCTCGGCCTCGACGGCGTCGCGGCGCAGCTCGTTCCAGGAGGTCGCCGACCAGACGTCCGCCTTGACGTTCCAGTCCTCGGCGAGGATGCGCTGGGCCTCCAGGGCCCACGGCACGGCCACGCCGGAGGCGATGACCTGCGCGGGGATCTGGCCGGCCTCGCCCGCCTTGAGCCGGTAGAGGCCCTTGAGGATGCCCTCGACGTCCACGCCCTCCGGCTCGGCCGGCATCTTGATCGGCTCGTTGTAGACCGTCATGTAGTAGAAGACGTCCTCGCCGTGCGGGTGCTCGGCGGAGGAGCCGTACATGCGGCGCAGGCCGTCCTGGACGATGTGGGCGATCTCGTACCCGTAGGCCGGGTCGTAGGCGACCACGCCGGGGTTGGTGGAGGCCAGCAGGTGCGAGTGGCCGTCGGCGTGCTGCAGGCCCTCACCGGTCAGGGTGGTGCGGCCGGCGGTGGCGCCGATGACGAAGCCGCGGGCCAGCTGGTCGGCCATCTGCCAGAACTGGTCGCCGGTGCGCTGGAACCCGAACATCGAGTAGAAGACGTACACCGGGATCAGCGGCTCGCCGTGCGTCGCGTACGAGGAGCCGGCCGCGATCAGCGAGGCGGTGCAGCCGGCCTCGGAGATGCCGTCGTGCAACATCTGGCCGGACGGGGACTCCTTGTACGCCAGCAGCAGCTCGCGGTCGACCGACTCGTAGGTCTGGCCGAGCGGGTTGTAGATCTTGGCGGACGGGAACAGCGAGTCCATGCCGAAGGTGCGGTACTCGTCGGGCGCGATCGGCACGAAGCGGTTGCCGATGCCCTTGTCGCGCATCAGGTCCTTGAGCACCCGGACGAACGCCATGGTGGTGGCGATGGTCTGGTTGCCGGAGCCCTTCTTGACCGCCTTGTACGCGTCGTCGCCCGGCAGTTCGAGCTTGCGCGGGCGCACCTTGCGGGTGGGCACGTAGCCGCCGAGCTCCTGCCGGCGGTCGTGCATGTACTGGATCTCCTCCGAGTTGCGGCCCGGGTGGTAGTAGGGCGGGTAGCCCTCGTCCAGCTGCTTGTCGGTGATCGGCAGGTGCAGCCGGTCGCGGAAGCGCTTCAGGTCCTCGACCGTCAGCTTCTTCATCTGGTGGGTGGCGTTGCGGCCCTCGAAGTTGGGGCCCAGCGTCCAGCCCTTGACGGTCTGCGCCAGGATGACGGTCGGCTGGCCCTTGTGCTCGCGGGCGGCCTTGAACGCGGCGTAGACCTTGCGGTGGTCGTGGCCGCCGCGGCCCAGGTGCTGGATCTGGTGGTCGGTCATGTTCTCGACCATGGCGCGCAGCCGCAGGTCGCCGCCGAAGAAGTGCTCGCGGATGTACGAGCCGGTCTCGGTGGCGTAGGTCTGGAACTGGCCGTCCGGGGTGGTGTTCAGCTTGTTGACCAGGACGCCGTCGCGGTCCTGGGCCAGCAGCGGGTCCCAGGACCGGTCCCAGACGAGCTTGATGACGTTCCAGCCGGCGCCGCGGAACTGCGACTCCAGCTCCTGGATGATCTTGCCGTTGCCGCGGACCGGGCCGTCCAGGCGCTGCAGGTTGCAGTTGACCACGAAGGTCAGGTTGTCCAGGCCCTCTCGAGCGGCGAGCGAGAGCTGGCCGAGCGATTCCGGCTCGTCCATCTCGCCGTCCCCGAGGAAGGCGTACACCTGCGAGTCGGAGGTGTCCTTGATGCCGCGGTGCTCCAGGTAGCGGTTCATCCGGGCCTGGTAGATCGCGCCGAGCGGGCCGAGGCCCATCGAGACGGTCGGGAACTCCCAGAAGTCCGGCATCAGCCGCGGGTGCGGGTAGCTGGAGAGGCCGTACGGCGCCTTGGACTTCTCCTGCCGGAAGGCGTCGAGCTGCTGCTCGGTCAGCCGGTCCAGCAGGAAGGCGCGGGCGTAGATGCCGGGCGAGGCGTGGCCCTGGAAGAAGACCTGGTCGCCGGACTCGCCGTCGGCGTCCTTGCCGCGGAAGAAGTAGTTGAAGCCCACGTCGTACAGGGACGCGGAGGAGGCGAAGGTGGCGATGTGCCCGCCGACGCCGATGCCGGGACGCTGGGCGCGGGAGACCATGACGGCCGCGTTCCAGCGCGTCGCGTTCAGGATCTTGCGCTCGATCTCCTCGTTGCCGGGGAAGAACGGCTCGTCCTTGGTGGCGATGGTGTTGACGTAGTCCGTGCTGCGCATCTCGGGCACGGCGACACGCTTCTCGCGGGCGCGCTCGATCAGCCGCAGCATGAGGTAGCGGGCGCGCTCGCGCCCGCGCTCGTCGATGGCGGCGTCAAGGGACTCCAGCCACTCCGCGGTCTCCTCGGGATCGAAGTCCGGGACCTGGCTCGGGAGGCCGCCAATGATGATCGGGTTGCGATCGGATCCGGAAGCCACGCTGTTCCTTCACTGTCGGTCGAAGCTGAGTTG is part of the Kitasatospora cineracea genome and harbors:
- a CDS encoding TetR/AcrR family transcriptional regulator — translated: MATPTTAADPQPVGLRERKKRRTRDALVDAAHRLFLCHGYGRTTVDEIASEVEVSQRTFFRYFANKEEVALAVLAEAEQAFLEFLRARPARENPLEAMRGAVREVWQAVDRGQESGPAALELFELIESTPTLLAAHLRHAIQQEVEVARILAEREGLDPAADLRPRLLAAVFGTVVRISHLSYAAAPDAADHSMDGMLELIERHFDQLGPALAGSWR
- the aceE gene encoding pyruvate dehydrogenase (acetyl-transferring), homodimeric type; amino-acid sequence: MASGSDRNPIIIGGLPSQVPDFDPEETAEWLESLDAAIDERGRERARYLMLRLIERAREKRVAVPEMRSTDYVNTIATKDEPFFPGNEEIERKILNATRWNAAVMVSRAQRPGIGVGGHIATFASSASLYDVGFNYFFRGKDADGESGDQVFFQGHASPGIYARAFLLDRLTEQQLDAFRQEKSKAPYGLSSYPHPRLMPDFWEFPTVSMGLGPLGAIYQARMNRYLEHRGIKDTSDSQVYAFLGDGEMDEPESLGQLSLAAREGLDNLTFVVNCNLQRLDGPVRGNGKIIQELESQFRGAGWNVIKLVWDRSWDPLLAQDRDGVLVNKLNTTPDGQFQTYATETGSYIREHFFGGDLRLRAMVENMTDHQIQHLGRGGHDHRKVYAAFKAAREHKGQPTVILAQTVKGWTLGPNFEGRNATHQMKKLTVEDLKRFRDRLHLPITDKQLDEGYPPYYHPGRNSEEIQYMHDRRQELGGYVPTRKVRPRKLELPGDDAYKAVKKGSGNQTIATTMAFVRVLKDLMRDKGIGNRFVPIAPDEYRTFGMDSLFPSAKIYNPLGQTYESVDRELLLAYKESPSGQMLHDGISEAGCTASLIAAGSSYATHGEPLIPVYVFYSMFGFQRTGDQFWQMADQLARGFVIGATAGRTTLTGEGLQHADGHSHLLASTNPGVVAYDPAYGYEIAHIVQDGLRRMYGSSAEHPHGEDVFYYMTVYNEPIKMPAEPEGVDVEGILKGLYRLKAGEAGQIPAQVIASGVAVPWALEAQRILAEDWNVKADVWSATSWNELRRDAVEAEEFNLLHPEEPQRVPYVTTKLSGAEGPFVAVSDWMRAVPDQIARWVPGQYQSLGADGFGFADTRGAARRFFHIDAQSIVLGTLTELAKQGKIDRSLLKAAIDRYQLLDVAAADPGAAGGDA